One Malaclemys terrapin pileata isolate rMalTer1 chromosome 9, rMalTer1.hap1, whole genome shotgun sequence DNA window includes the following coding sequences:
- the LOC128843602 gene encoding mitochondrial ornithine transporter 1-like: protein MSADAAKSHPLVQALVHLTAGAAGGVACVVSGQPFDTIKVKMQTFPTMYRGFFDCSVRTYRQEGLPGLYQGTTPALLANVAENAVLFACYGFCQQLVRQLFGLSSVVELSDLQSALAGSFSSVFSSMVLCPAELVKCRMQALHEMKVTGRTALARHSSTWATVKNIFQSEGLLGFFQGLTSTWLREVPGYFFFFGGYEVSRSFFTQAGQCKEDLGSLPLTVSGGMGGACFWLAVYPIDSVKSRIQVLSMAGRQDGFLLSFLHILRTEGFTALYCGLMPTVIRALPSNGALFLAYEMTRKKLTGLLDRTP from the exons ATGTCTGCAGACGCAGCCAAGTCCCACCCACTGGTACAGGCACTGGTTCACCTcactgcaggggcagcag GCGGGGTGGCATGTGTGGTGAGCGGGCAGCCCTTTGACACAATCAAGGTGAAGATGCAGACCTTCCCCACCATGTACCGGGGTTTCTTTGACTGCTCAGTCCGGACGTACCGGCAGGAAGGGCTGCCTGGGCTGTACCAGGGCACCACTCCAGCCCTGCTTGCTAACGTGGCAGAGAATGCAGTGCTCTTCGCTTGCTATGGCTTCTGTCAGCAGCTGGTGAGGCAGCTGTTTGGACTGAGCAGTGTGGTGGAGCTGAG CGACCTGCAGAGTGCACTTGCCGGCTCGTTCTCCTCTGTCTTTTCCTCTATGGTGCTGTGCCCTGCGGAGCTGGTGAAATGCCGCATGCAGGCCTTACATGAGATGAAGGTCACCGGGCGAACAGCACTAGCACGTCACAG CTCTACCTGGGCTACTGTGAAAAATATCTTTCAATCTGAGGGCCTGCTGGGATTTTTCCAGGGCCTGACCAGTACTTGGCTACGGGAGGTACCTGGCTACTTCTTCTTCTTTGGTGGCTATGAAGTCAGTAGAAGCTTTTTCACCCAGGCTGGTCAGTGCAAGGAGGATCTGG GTTCTCTTCCCCTAACAGTGagtggtgggatggggggggcctGTTTCTGGCTGGCCGTCTATCCCATTGACTCAGTGAAGTCTCGGATCCAGGTGCTTTCCATGGCAGGGCGGCAAGATGGCttcctgctctcctttcttcacaTCTTGAGGACAGAAG GTTTCACGGCTCTTTACTGTGGACTGATGCCCACAGTGATACGCGCACTCCCCTCCAACGGTGCCCTCTTCCTAGCCTATGAAATGACGAGGAAAAAGCTAACTGGCCTGCTTGATAGGACACCCTGA